Proteins from one Vicugna pacos chromosome 25, VicPac4, whole genome shotgun sequence genomic window:
- the RAD21 gene encoding double-strand-break repair protein rad21 homolog produces the protein MFYAHFVLSKRGPLAKIWLAAHWDKKLTKAHVFECNLESSVESIISPKVKMALRTSGHLLLGVVRIYHRKAKYLLADCNEAFIKIKMAFRPGVVDLPEENREAAYNAITLPEEFHDFDQPLPDLDDIDVAQQFSLNQSRVEEITMREEVGNISILQENDFGDFGMDDREIMREGSAFEDDDMLVSTSASNLLLEPEQSTSNLNEKINHLEYEDQYKDDNFGEGNDGGILDDKLISNNDGGIFDDPPALSEAGVMLPEQPAHDDMDEDDNVSMGGPDSPDSVDPVEPMPTMTDQTTLVPNEEEAFALEPIDITVKETKAKRKRKLIVDSVKELDSKTIRAQLSDYSDIVTTLDLAPPTKKLMMWKETGGVEKLFSLPAQPLWNNRLLKLFTRCLTPLVPEDLRKRRKGGEADNLDEFLKEFENPEVPREDQQQQHQQRDVIDEPILEEPSRLQESTMETSRTNLDESAMPPPPPQGVKRKAGQIDPEPVIPPQQAEQMEIPPVELPPEEPPNICQLIPELELLPEKEKEKEKEKEDDEEEEDEDASGGDQDQEERRWNKRTQQMLHGLQRALAKTGAESISLLELCRNTNRKQAAAKFYSFLVLKKQQAIELTQEEPYSDIIATPGPRFHII, from the exons ATGTTCTACGCACATTTTGTTCTCAGTAAAAGAGGGCCTCTGGCCAAAATTTGGCTAGCGGCCCATTGGGATAAGAAGCTAACCAAAGCCCATGTGTTCGAGTGTAATTTAGAGAGCAGTGTGGAGAGTATCATCTCACCTAAG GTGAAGATGGCACTCCGAACATCAGGACATCTCTTACTGGGAGTAGTACGAATCTATCACAGAAAAGCCAAGTATCTCCTGGCAGATTGTAATGAAGCCTTCATTAAGATAAAGATGGCTTTTCGGCCAG GTGTTGTTGACCTACCTGAGGAAAATCGAGAAGCTGCTTACAATGCTATTACTTTACCTGAAGAATTTCATGATTTTGATCAGCCACTGCCTGACTTAGA TGACATCGATGTGGCCCAGCAGTTCAGCCTGAACCAGAGTAGAGTGGAAGAGATAACCATGAGAGAAGAAGTTGGAAACATCAGTATCCTACAAGAAAATGATTTTG GTGACTTTGGAATGGATGATCGTGAAATAATGAGAGAAGGCAGTGCATTTGAGGATGATGACATGCTAGTAAGCACTAGTGCTTCTAACCTCCTGTTGGAGCCTGAACAGAGCACCAGCAATCTGAATGAGAAAATTAACCATTTAGAGTATGAAGACCAGTATAAGGATGACAATTTTGGAGAAGGAAATGACGGTGGTATATTAG ATGACAAACTTATTAGTAATAATGATGGCGGTATCTTTGACGATCCCCCTGCACTGTCTGAGGCAGGGGTGATGTTACCAGAACAGCCTGCACATGATGATATGGATGAGGATGATAATGTATCAA TGGGTGGTCCTGATAGTCCTGATTCAGTGGATCCTGTTGAACCAATGCCAACTATGACTGATCAAACAACACTTGTTCCAAATGAGGAAGAAGCCTTTGCTTTGGAACCTATTGATATCACTg tcaaagaaacaaaagccaagaggaagaggaagctaATTGTTGACAGTGTCAAAGAGCTGGATAGCAAGACAATTAGAGCCCAACTTAGTGATTACTCGGATATTGTTACTACGTTGGATCTGGCACCACCCACCAAGAAATTGATGATGTGGAAAGAGACCGGGGGAGTGGAAAAACTCTTCTCTTTGCCTGCTCAGCCTTTGTGGAATAACAGACTACTGAAG ctcttTACACGCTGTCTTACACCACTAGTACCAGAAGATcttagaaaaaggaggaaaggaggagaggcTGATAATTTGGATGAATTCCTCAAAGAATTTGAAAATCCAGAGGTTCCCAGagaggaccagcagcagcagcatcagcaGCGTGATGTTATAG ATGAGCCCATTTTGGAAGAGCCAAGCCGCCTCCAGGAGTCAACAATGGAGACGAGCAGAACAAACCTGGACGAGTCAGCCatgcccccaccaccacctcagGGAGTTAAGCGAAAAGCTGGACAAATTGACCCAGAGCCTGTGATCCCT CCTCAGCAGGCAGAGCAGATGGAAATACCTCCTGTAGAGCTGCCCCCAGAAGAGCCTCCAAATATCTGTCAGTTAATTCCAGAATTAGAACTTCtaccagaaaaagagaaggaaaaagagaaggaaaaggaagatgatGAAGAGGAGGAG GATGAAGATGCTTCAGGGGGTGATCAGGATCAAGAAGAAAGACGATGGAACAAAAGGACTCAGCAGATGCTTCATGGTCTTCAG CGAGCTCTTGCTAAAACTGGAGCGGAATCTATCAGTTTGCTTGAGTTGTGTCGAAACACAAACAGAAAGCAAGCTGCAGCAAAGTTCTACAGCTTCTTGGTTCTCAAAAAGCAGCAAGCCATTGAGCTGACACAGGAGGAACCCTACAGCGACATCATCGCAACCCCTGGACCAAGGTTCCACATTATTTGA